A window of Thunnus thynnus chromosome 17, fThuThy2.1, whole genome shotgun sequence contains these coding sequences:
- the LOC137168347 gene encoding GTPase IMAP family member 8-like → MASSDLAAWDGWCTSQLKIVLLGGRNSGKSSVGNLILGKEEFVTKERTSCSRRLGAVAGRRLTVVDTPSWWCDFSSQDTSQLVKREIVSSVSLCSPGPHVFLITVKASSAFSEKRRRAVQEHVALLGERVWSHCVVVFTSADRSKHTQAEEHVESGGKALRWLSEKCNQRCHSVILSDETEVTKLLVKIQKLVTENGNRVFEMQESILQVNAEEKRGVEERAQQRFMKVKKHRSVMRERLRPITNIRIVLVGAKGSGKTSALNTILGRESSQRLGRTAQCLVGEGVVFGRQVTVVDTPGWWMNYFCDESPIFDRREILLSLSLCPPGPHVFLLVIRVDRAFTETYRRAVQEHLELISEHTWSRVIVLFSFGDWLGGTTTERYIESEGEPLRWLVERCSNRYHVLNNKTKGDGFQVRELIGKIEEMVVGGDGGWHYELERNVLEQLEGKMRRDKERAKERLMKKEKQRQIAKSQLEKVDPLSELRIVLVGGRKTGKSSCGNTILSRECFDTESQTTSCTEKQAEISGKVVTVLDTPGCFPVTSDLLMAPSPCAIVLVVNVSSSFKDANREALEKQLEAGGGPVWSRAMVLFSYGDWLGDTSIEQRIEGEGEPLQRLVERCGNRYHVLDNKHRGDGAQVNQLIELIEEMLVEERLAVLHRGDHMERSVKSAREQQTDTVTPCKRVLKVLMTGRRQMSHELTESAASTSCLPLNCSEVAEEDGQTVALPAGRTGRAGLYTLRWTTTGQQRLTVNLPVWFPTDDPHSHLRLNGESRVHLFSPKHSAVVLVLPQTQHRMLTEENIVNMHSLCHPALRENTLRRLTESGGLQALINQWGDSSLEELETFIDSYFEALWEQSMGSLHPTEPVCPAEQEPVVREAREELLSSIDRKLSKLDLLEDIRRDLAELRQSLEHSWRAIQEIREKSKQDVDNTC, encoded by the exons ATGGCATCCAGCGATCTGGCAGCAT GGGACGGCTGGTGTACATCACAGTTAAAGATTGTGCTTCTCGGTGGCAGAAACTCTGGAAAGAGTTCTGTGGGCAACTTAATCCTTGGCAAAGAGGAGTTCGTCACCAAGGAGAGGACTTCCTGTTCCCGGAGGCTGGGTGCGGTGGCCGGACGGCGGCTCACAGTGGTGGACACTCCCAGCTGGTGGTGTGACTTCAGCTCCCAGGACACATCTCAGCTGGTGAAGAGGGAGATCGTGAGCAGCGTCTCTCTGTGCTCACCGGGCCCACATGTATTCCTGATCACAGTCAAGGCGAGCTCAGCCTTCTCGGAGAAGCGTCGCAGGGCTGTGCAGGAGCATGTGGCCCTGCTGGGTGAGAGGGTTTGGAGTCACTGTGTGGTTGTCTTCACCTCAGCTGACAggtctaaacacacacaagcagaggaGCATGTAGAGTCGGGGGGGAAGGCCCTGCGCTGGCTCAGTGAGAAGTGCAACCAGAGGTGTCACAGTGTTATCTTGAGCGATGAGACCGAAGTCACAAAGCTGCTGGTGAAGATACAGAAACTTGTCACGGAAAATGGAAACAGAGTGTTTGAGATGCAGGAAAGCATTTTACAGGTGAAcgcagaggagaagagaggggtGGAAGAGAGGGCTCAGCAGAGGtttatgaaagtaaaaaaacacagatcTGTCATGCGAG AGAGGTTGCGGCCCATTACTAACATCAGGATTGTGTTGGTGGGTGCAAAGGGTTCTGGGAAGACCTCAGCACTGAACACCATCCTGGGCAGAGAGAGCAGCCAGCGACTCGGGAGAACAGCTCAGTGCCTGGTCGGAGAAGGAGTTGTGTTTGGTCGACAGGTGACTGTGGTGGACACACCAGGCTGGTGGATGAACTACTTCTGTGATGAGAGTCCCATCTTCGACCGGAGGGAGATCCTTCTCAGcttgtctctctgtcctccGGGGCCGCATGTCTTCCTGCTGGTGATCCGTGTGGACAGAGCCTTCACCGAAACGTATAGGAGAGCAGTGCAGGAACACCTGGAGCTGATCAGTGAACACACCTGGAGTCGCGTCATCGTGCTGTTTAGTTTCGGGGACTGGCTGGGAGGCACGACCACTGAGCGATACATCGAGAGTGAAGGAGAGCCTTTGCGGTGGCTTGTTGAAAGATGCAGCAACAGGTATCATGTTCTGAACAATAAAACCAAAGGAGACGGATTTCAGGTGAGAGAACTGATCGGGAAGATAGAGGAAATGGTGGTCGGCGGCGACGGCGGCTGGCATTATGAATTGGAGAGGAATGTGTTGGAACAGCTGGAGGGGAAGATGAGAAGAGATAAGGAGAGAGCCAAGGAGAGActgatgaagaaagagaaacaaaggcAGATTGCGAAGTCTCAGCTGG AGAAGGTCGACCCTCTCTCAGAGCTGAGAATAGTGCTTGTTGGTGGCAGGAAAACAGGCAAGAGCTCCTGTGGTAACACCATCCTGAGCAGAGAGTGCTTCGACACAGAAAGCCAAACCACTTCCTGCACTGAAAAACAAGCCGAAATCAGCGGCAAGGTGGTGACAGTGCTTGACACACCAGGCTGCTTccctgtgacctctgacctcctgaTGGCTCCTTCGCCCTGCGCTATCGTTCTGGTTGTCAACGTGAGCTCCTCATTCAAAGACGCCAACAGGGAAGCCTTGGAGAAACAGCTGGAGGCGGGAGGAGGCCCCGTGTGGAGCAGAGCTATGGTCCTGTTCAGCTACGGAGACTGGTTGGGAGACACGAGCATCGAGCAGCGCATCGAGGGAGAAGGAGAGCCGCTGCAGAGGCTTGTTGAGAGGTGTGGGAACAGATACCACGTCCTGGACAATAAACACCGGGGGGACGGAGCTCAGGTTAACCAGCTAATCGAACTGATAGAGGAGATGCTGGTTGAAGAAAGGCTTGCTGTTCTTCACAGAGGTGATCACATGGAGAGAAGTGTTAAATCAGCACGAGAGCAGCAGACCGACACAGTGACACCGTGTAAAAGGGTTTTAAAGGTGCTCATGACCGGCAGACGTCAGATGTCCCATGAGT TGACTGAATCAGCCGCTTCCACTTCATGTCTGCCACTAAACTGCTCAGAGGTTGCAGAGGAAGACGGTCAGACTGTGGCCCTGCCAGCAGGAAGAACAGGACGGGCTGGACTCTACACCCTGAGGTGGACTACAACAGGTCAACAAAGGTTAACGGTAAATCTGCCCGTCTGGTTCCCGACTGATGATCCTCACAGCCACTTGCGACTGAACGGTGAAAGCCGAGTGCACCTGTTCTCACCCAAACATTCAGCAGTGGTTTTGGTTTTACCTCAAACACAACACAGGATGctcacagaggaaaacattgttaACATGCATTCACTCTGCCATCCTGCACTAAGAGAGAACACACTCAGGAGGCTGACTGAGTCTGGAGGCCTGCAGGCGCTGATCAACCAGTGGGGCGACAGCAGCCTGGAAGAACTGGAAACTTTCATTGACTCATACTTTGAGGCTTTGTGGGAGCAAAGCATGGGGTCATTACATCCGACTGAACCTGTCTGTCCTGCAGAGCAGGAGCCTGTCGTCAGGGAGGCTAGAGAGGAGCTGCTCTCATCTATTGACAGAAAACTTTCAAAGCTGGATCTCCTTGAGGACATTAGGAGGGATCTGGCAGAGTTGAGGCAGAGTCTGGAGCACAGCTGGAGGGCCATACAGGAAATCAGAGAGAAAAGTAAACAGGATGTTGATAATACATGTTGA